A portion of the Stigmatella aurantiaca DW4/3-1 genome contains these proteins:
- the lpdA gene encoding dihydrolipoyl dehydrogenase, with protein MAETFDVVIIGSGPGGYVGAIRAAQLGLKTALIEKDKRLGGTCLHRGCIPTKSLLWTAELFHHIHEAADFGIDVASPVINWANAQKHKEKVVTKGANGIDYLMKKNKISVFKGHGRIAGKGKVEVTAEDGSKQTLDTKNIIIATGSVPKSLPNVQVDHKKVLNSDSILLIDRVPKSIIVLGAGAVGCEFASVFNHVGSQTAIVEYMPNLLPIEDVDASKELEKIFKRRKIDVHTGAKVEKVEHTATGVKVTMTVGSETKTLEAELLLSAVGRAPVTEDVGLQKTSIQPERGYIKVDQMMRTSEPNVYAIGDVVPTAMLAHVASAEAVLAVEHIAGKNPTPINYDLVPSATYCYPEVASVGLSEKKAKERGYDVKTAIFPFSAVTKASISNETHGMVKVVSDKKYDEVLGVHLVGPHATELLAEACVALRLEITTEELAHTMHAHPTLSEIIKEGAEATLGHPIHI; from the coding sequence GTGGCTGAGACGTTTGACGTGGTGATCATCGGTTCGGGCCCCGGCGGCTACGTGGGTGCCATCCGGGCGGCTCAGCTGGGCCTGAAGACGGCCCTCATCGAGAAGGACAAGCGGCTGGGTGGCACGTGCCTCCACCGAGGCTGCATCCCCACCAAGTCGCTGCTCTGGACGGCGGAGCTGTTCCATCACATCCACGAGGCGGCGGACTTCGGCATCGACGTGGCCAGCCCGGTCATCAACTGGGCCAACGCGCAGAAGCACAAGGAGAAGGTGGTCACCAAGGGTGCCAACGGCATCGACTACCTGATGAAGAAGAACAAGATCTCCGTGTTCAAGGGCCATGGCCGCATCGCCGGCAAGGGCAAGGTGGAGGTGACGGCGGAGGACGGCTCCAAGCAGACGCTGGACACGAAGAACATCATCATCGCCACCGGCTCGGTGCCCAAGTCGCTGCCCAACGTCCAGGTGGACCACAAGAAGGTGCTCAACAGCGACTCCATCCTGCTCATCGACCGCGTCCCCAAGAGCATCATCGTCCTGGGCGCGGGCGCGGTCGGCTGTGAGTTCGCCTCCGTCTTCAACCACGTGGGCAGCCAGACGGCCATCGTCGAGTACATGCCCAACCTGCTGCCCATCGAGGACGTGGACGCCTCGAAGGAGCTGGAGAAGATCTTCAAGCGGCGGAAGATCGACGTGCACACGGGCGCCAAGGTGGAGAAGGTGGAGCACACCGCCACGGGCGTGAAGGTGACGATGACGGTGGGCAGCGAGACCAAGACGCTCGAGGCCGAGCTGCTGCTGTCGGCGGTGGGCCGTGCGCCGGTGACCGAGGACGTGGGTCTCCAGAAGACCAGCATCCAGCCCGAGCGCGGCTACATCAAGGTCGACCAGATGATGCGCACCTCGGAGCCGAACGTGTACGCCATCGGCGACGTCGTCCCCACGGCGATGCTGGCGCACGTGGCGAGCGCCGAGGCAGTGCTGGCCGTGGAGCACATCGCGGGGAAGAACCCGACGCCCATCAACTATGATCTCGTGCCGTCGGCGACCTACTGCTACCCCGAGGTGGCCTCGGTCGGCCTCTCGGAGAAGAAGGCCAAGGAGCGCGGCTACGACGTGAAGACGGCGATCTTCCCGTTCAGCGCGGTCACCAAGGCCTCCATCTCGAACGAGACCCACGGCATGGTGAAGGTGGTCTCCGACAAGAAGTACGACGAGGTGCTGGGCGTTCACCTGGTGGGCCCGCACGCCACGGAGCTGCTGGCGGAGGCCTGCGTGGCCCTCCGGCTGGAGATCACCACCGAGGAACTCGCCCACACGATGCACGCCCACCCGACGCTCTCCGAAATCATCAAGGAAGGCGCGGAGGCGACGCTGGGCCACCCGATCCACATCTAA